Proteins from a genomic interval of Deltaproteobacteria bacterium:
- a CDS encoding DDE transposase — protein YGSKRGDELPEDLSTAEKRLAKIKEAKKYLEARKKAEAKKSKESHKKHGRKSQKPDDTVKPETKVNMTDSESRIQKTSKGYIQGYNAQAVATEDQIVIACDVVNEANDIHQLKPMLEQAQQNLSEIDVYAKTVLADAGYCSDDNLEYLESKDEINALVSTRKEQEMRKAESGSKNIRHRSDRYKAMDRNLQNPVSRYIYGFRKRIIEPVFGQMKHCQGFPGFLLRGLEKVKNEFTLWCSAHNILKLYRYGDRKTAI, from the coding sequence TATGGCAGCAAACGTGGTGATGAACTTCCTGAGGATTTGAGTACTGCAGAAAAAAGGCTTGCAAAGATCAAAGAGGCTAAAAAATACCTGGAAGCCAGAAAAAAGGCTGAAGCCAAAAAGAGCAAGGAGTCTCATAAGAAACACGGCAGAAAATCTCAAAAGCCTGACGACACAGTGAAGCCTGAAACCAAGGTCAATATGACCGATTCTGAGAGTCGTATTCAGAAGACGTCCAAAGGTTATATTCAAGGTTATAATGCTCAGGCCGTAGCTACAGAAGACCAGATAGTTATTGCCTGTGACGTGGTGAATGAGGCCAATGACATTCATCAGCTTAAACCTATGCTGGAGCAGGCACAGCAGAATCTTTCAGAAATAGATGTTTACGCAAAGACAGTCCTTGCTGACGCAGGGTATTGCAGTGACGATAATCTTGAATACCTGGAATCCAAGGATGAAATAAACGCTCTTGTTTCAACCCGGAAAGAGCAAGAGATGAGAAAGGCCGAATCCGGCTCCAAAAATATCAGGCACCGTTCCGACAGATACAAGGCCATGGACAGGAACCTCCAAAACCCAGTCAGTCGATATATTTATGGATTTCGCAAGCGAATAATTGAACCTGTATTTGGGCAGATGAAACATTGTCAGGGTTTCCCCGGCTTTCTCTTACGTGGACTTGAGAAGGTTAAGAACGAATTCACCTTATGGTGCAGTGCGCACAATATTTTGAAGCTATACAGATATGGCGACAGAAAAACGGCAATATGA
- a CDS encoding long-chain fatty acid--CoA ligase → MHPLTGFHSDIISCAEAGTLPGLFLRRIERTPEAVAYQQYDPAGQRWISYTWREVHLQYSRWQQALAGENLEAGDRVAIAMRNSVEWVCFEQAALSLGLVVVPLCTWDSPGNIAYILSDSGSRILLIGTDQQWQVLAEHCARLPALELILCLERDRVTRTPQNIKFRHVADWLPEQPEAPVNRATDPHKLATIVYTSGTTGCPKGVMLSHMNILWNAEAVLKVNPGYREDIFLSFLPLSHTFERTVGYYVPMMAGGSVVYARSSRDLAEDLLTIRPTVLVSVPRIFERIYAKIQQQLKKKNALVRFLFRWAEDVGWHRFEAAQGRGSHARPVERILWPILHRLVAAKVLARLGGRVRFAVSGGAPLQERLSRFFVGLGLPLVQGFGLTETAPVISTNRLENNVPASVGEPLPGVEVKIERNGELLVRSPGVMLGYWNRPEDTRTAIDDDGWLHTGDIAEILDHRIFIRGRLKEILVTSTGEKVSPADLEASIVLDPLFKQAMVVGEGRPYIAALLVLNPDAWQIFASGLDLDPEDPSSLRSPAAIKAVIKKIAGLLQKFPAHAQIRSVYMTLEPWTIQNGMITATMKLKRPEIEKQFAEQIRKLYVRHDIPA, encoded by the coding sequence ATGCATCCATTAACAGGATTCCATTCGGACATTATTTCCTGCGCCGAGGCAGGTACTCTGCCGGGACTGTTCCTGCGTCGAATCGAAAGGACGCCTGAGGCCGTTGCCTACCAGCAGTATGATCCGGCCGGGCAGAGGTGGATATCCTATACCTGGCGGGAAGTCCACTTACAGTATTCCCGCTGGCAGCAGGCCCTGGCAGGAGAGAATCTTGAGGCCGGTGATCGTGTCGCCATCGCCATGCGAAACAGCGTGGAATGGGTCTGCTTTGAACAGGCCGCCCTGTCCCTGGGGCTGGTGGTTGTGCCCCTGTGTACATGGGACAGTCCCGGAAACATCGCCTATATCCTGAGCGATTCCGGCAGCAGGATATTGCTCATCGGCACTGATCAACAATGGCAGGTACTGGCAGAGCATTGTGCAAGGTTGCCTGCCCTGGAACTTATACTGTGTTTGGAAAGAGATAGAGTGACCAGGACACCACAGAATATAAAATTCCGCCATGTCGCCGACTGGCTGCCGGAACAGCCTGAAGCCCCGGTCAACCGGGCCACTGATCCTCATAAGCTTGCTACCATCGTTTACACTTCAGGGACAACGGGCTGTCCCAAGGGCGTGATGCTGTCTCACATGAACATCCTCTGGAATGCAGAGGCTGTACTGAAAGTGAATCCCGGATACCGTGAAGATATCTTTCTGTCTTTTCTGCCTTTGTCGCATACATTCGAACGTACAGTAGGCTATTACGTTCCCATGATGGCAGGCGGTTCTGTGGTATACGCGCGCTCTTCCAGGGACCTTGCCGAGGATCTGCTTACAATCCGGCCCACAGTGCTCGTATCGGTGCCAAGGATCTTCGAGCGTATATATGCAAAGATACAACAACAATTAAAGAAAAAGAATGCGCTTGTGCGGTTTCTGTTCAGATGGGCGGAGGATGTTGGCTGGCACCGGTTCGAAGCCGCCCAGGGCCGGGGCAGCCATGCCAGGCCGGTAGAACGTATATTATGGCCGATTCTCCATCGACTCGTGGCAGCAAAAGTACTGGCCAGGCTGGGCGGGCGTGTGCGGTTTGCAGTCAGCGGAGGGGCACCGCTGCAGGAGAGACTTTCACGGTTCTTTGTCGGGCTTGGGCTGCCTCTGGTACAGGGGTTCGGCCTTACCGAAACCGCACCGGTAATAAGCACCAATCGCCTTGAAAACAACGTCCCGGCATCAGTGGGAGAGCCCTTGCCCGGCGTTGAGGTCAAGATCGAACGAAACGGCGAGCTTCTCGTGCGCAGCCCCGGCGTCATGCTTGGCTACTGGAACCGGCCTGAAGATACCCGCACGGCCATAGATGATGATGGATGGCTGCACACAGGCGATATTGCGGAAATACTGGATCATAGAATCTTTATCCGCGGGCGGCTCAAGGAGATCCTGGTGACCTCCACCGGCGAGAAGGTCTCGCCCGCGGACCTGGAGGCGTCGATTGTCCTGGATCCGCTCTTCAAACAGGCCATGGTAGTGGGAGAGGGCAGGCCATACATTGCGGCGTTACTGGTGCTCAACCCTGATGCATGGCAGATATTCGCCTCCGGGCTTGATCTGGATCCCGAGGATCCTTCGTCACTCCGGTCTCCCGCCGCCATAAAGGCGGTCATCAAAAAGATCGCAGGGCTGCTGCAAAAATTCCCGGCCCATGCACAGATACGCTCCGTGTACATGACACTGGAGCCATGGACCATTCAGAACGGCATGATCACCGCAACTATGAAACTGAAACGGCCGGAGATCGAAAAGCAGTTTGCAGAACAGATACGAAAGCTGTATGTGCGCCACGATATTCCGGCATAG
- the hflK gene encoding FtsH protease activity modulator HflK, which yields MDPKNLSTAELRRLIPSGPQWRSAVVLIGALFLFIILWNLWFTVEPEEVGVIFRFGRYVREAPPGLNFKLPDPVESVIKVPVQRQLKEEFGFRTQLAGVQTRYTTGNFQSESLMLTGDLNVAVVEWSSQYRINDPYKYLVKVRDMRTTFRDMNEAIMREVVGDRTVNDILTVGRQEVADEVKIRLQALCKQYETGITVDQVVLQNVNPPDPVKPSFNEVNQAQQEREKMINQAKSEYNRVIPKARGQALQAIQQAEGYAKDRINRAKGDARFFELILEAYKRAPEVTKRRIYLETIDKIYPKIKHKVIVDDKVKGVLPLLSLDSEVKP from the coding sequence ATGGATCCGAAAAATTTGAGTACCGCGGAATTGCGCCGGCTTATACCTTCCGGTCCGCAATGGCGCTCGGCAGTTGTATTGATTGGGGCACTGTTCCTGTTTATTATTCTTTGGAACCTGTGGTTTACAGTCGAACCGGAAGAGGTTGGGGTGATCTTTCGCTTTGGCCGCTATGTACGGGAAGCACCTCCGGGTCTCAACTTCAAGTTGCCCGATCCTGTGGAAAGCGTTATCAAAGTTCCGGTGCAGCGCCAGCTAAAGGAGGAGTTCGGTTTTCGTACTCAACTGGCCGGTGTCCAGACACGCTATACTACAGGCAACTTCCAAAGTGAGTCCCTCATGCTTACAGGCGACCTGAATGTTGCTGTGGTGGAGTGGTCTTCCCAGTACCGCATCAATGATCCATACAAGTATCTGGTCAAGGTCAGAGATATGAGGACCACCTTTCGGGATATGAACGAGGCAATTATGAGAGAGGTTGTAGGGGACAGGACAGTGAATGACATCCTTACCGTAGGGAGGCAGGAAGTAGCCGACGAGGTAAAGATACGCCTTCAGGCACTGTGTAAACAGTATGAGACAGGAATCACTGTAGATCAGGTCGTCCTCCAGAATGTCAACCCGCCTGATCCGGTAAAACCATCGTTTAACGAAGTAAACCAGGCCCAGCAGGAGCGGGAGAAGATGATCAACCAGGCGAAGTCGGAATATAACCGGGTCATTCCGAAAGCCAGAGGACAGGCGCTTCAGGCCATACAGCAGGCCGAAGGGTATGCTAAGGACAGAATAAATCGCGCCAAGGGAGACGCCAGGTTCTTCGAGTTGATTCTGGAGGCTTACAAGAGGGCGCCCGAAGTTACCAAGAGGAGGATATATCTTGAGACAATCGATAAAATATATCCAAAGATCAAACACAAGGTAATTGTAGATGACAAGGTGAAAGGCGTCCTTCCTCTTCTTTCGCTGGACAGTGAGGTGAAGCCATGA
- a CDS encoding metal-dependent hydrolase, which yields MKVLDKDSAYTDIHVHAVPRNGEIQAHGWRRALFALAARQSGAHGTGPDAARAYTENLARHLRGSRYVRRAVLLALDQVYDEQGTPHREMTGFYVSNEDVLAWCREAPELFLFGASIHPHRRDALEVLERCAEQGAVLVKWLPNSQGIDPADRRHLPFYKKLAELGLPLLCHTGFEFALPTIHQAYGNLERLCLALEQNVIVIAAHSGSGGLFINRRTLTRFEQMLRRYPNLYCDTAALALPNRMEALLWWRSHPELFNRLLFATDFPLPIYALPWSLFLPRADYIRFAREHNPFDRMAELLKGLGVYPSPDTFELLLQHSRW from the coding sequence ATGAAGGTCCTTGATAAGGATAGCGCATACACTGACATCCATGTGCATGCCGTGCCGCGTAACGGCGAGATCCAGGCTCACGGCTGGCGGCGGGCCTTGTTTGCCCTTGCTGCCAGGCAATCCGGTGCGCACGGGACTGGACCGGATGCCGCGCGGGCTTACACGGAGAACCTGGCAAGACATCTTCGCGGTTCCCGTTATGTGCGGCGCGCAGTGCTGCTTGCGCTGGATCAGGTATATGACGAACAGGGAACGCCTCACCGGGAGATGACCGGTTTTTATGTGAGCAATGAAGATGTGCTGGCCTGGTGCAGGGAGGCCCCGGAACTCTTTCTTTTCGGGGCATCGATTCACCCCCACAGGCGCGATGCCCTTGAAGTCCTTGAACGCTGTGCGGAACAGGGAGCGGTTTTGGTCAAATGGCTGCCGAACAGCCAGGGTATTGATCCTGCGGATCGTCGCCATCTGCCTTTTTATAAGAAGCTGGCTGAATTGGGTCTTCCGCTGCTCTGTCACACCGGCTTTGAATTCGCCTTGCCTACGATCCACCAGGCATACGGGAATCTTGAGCGCCTGTGTCTTGCCCTGGAGCAGAATGTCATCGTGATCGCCGCCCACAGCGGATCCGGCGGCCTCTTCATTAACCGGCGGACCCTGACGCGTTTTGAACAGATGCTTCGCCGTTATCCCAATCTTTATTGCGATACCGCAGCCCTTGCGCTCCCCAACCGAATGGAGGCCTTGCTGTGGTGGCGCAGTCATCCGGAGCTGTTTAACAGGCTGTTATTCGCCACAGACTTTCCTTTGCCTATATATGCCCTGCCCTGGTCTCTGTTTTTGCCTCGTGCCGACTATATCCGATTTGCAAGGGAGCATAACCCGTTTGACCGGATGGCGGAGCTGCTGAAAGGGTTGGGGGTTTACCCTTCCCCTGATACATTCGAATTACTGCTTCAACACTCCCGCTGGTAG
- a CDS encoding alpha-D-glucose phosphate-specific phosphoglucomutase: protein MSIKKVSTRPFKDQRPGTSGLRKKLITFQQPHYLENFVQSVFDIMGDIKDKTIVLGGDGRFYNKEALQVIIKMAAANGIGRTMVGLKGILSTPAASCVIRKHGLPGGIILSASHNPGGPEGDFGVKYNVENGGPSPEHVTESIYKRSLEIDTYHIFDAPDADLNHLGESHIGDMVIEVFDPVADYVELMERLFDFDRMRRLLSSEEFTMVYDGMNAVTGPYARAILERRLGASRGTVINADPLPDFGGIHPDPNLKYARELVGIMNSEDAPDFGAASDGDGDRNMILGRRFFVTPSDSLAVLAANAGLVPGYSERLTGIARSMPTSMAADRVAEALGIRCYEIPTGWKFFGNLLDAGKVTLCGEESFGTGSDHMREKDGLWAVLFWLNLLAVRKEPVERIVQEHWRRFGRNFYSRHDYEGLDTGSADGLMDHLRDSLPGLTGKRFGSHEVEAADDFSYVDPIDGSLSTGQGIRIIFRGGSRIVFRLSGTGTEGATLRVYLERYEMDPERQGRDTQEALSELISIADSIAQIRDRTGREIPSVIT from the coding sequence ATGAGTATTAAAAAGGTGTCCACAAGACCCTTTAAAGACCAGAGGCCAGGCACCTCAGGCCTTCGCAAGAAGTTAATCACGTTTCAACAGCCCCATTATCTGGAGAATTTTGTCCAGTCCGTCTTTGATATAATGGGTGACATAAAGGATAAGACCATCGTCCTTGGAGGAGATGGCCGCTTCTATAACAAAGAGGCCCTTCAAGTCATTATCAAGATGGCCGCCGCCAATGGGATAGGCCGCACCATGGTGGGACTGAAGGGGATCCTGTCCACGCCGGCGGCATCCTGCGTAATCAGGAAGCACGGCTTGCCGGGCGGCATCATCCTCTCCGCAAGCCACAATCCAGGAGGTCCTGAGGGAGATTTCGGAGTAAAATACAATGTCGAAAACGGGGGCCCTTCCCCGGAGCACGTCACGGAGTCCATCTATAAGCGCAGCCTTGAAATCGATACTTATCATATTTTTGATGCCCCTGATGCGGATCTGAACCATTTAGGTGAGAGCCATATAGGGGATATGGTTATAGAGGTATTTGACCCTGTCGCTGATTATGTGGAACTCATGGAGCGGCTCTTTGATTTTGACCGGATGAGAAGGCTCTTAAGCTCCGAAGAGTTTACTATGGTGTACGACGGCATGAATGCCGTCACCGGTCCTTATGCCAGGGCCATTTTGGAAAGACGCCTCGGTGCATCCCGGGGCACTGTGATCAACGCTGATCCTCTGCCTGACTTTGGCGGGATCCATCCGGATCCTAACCTGAAATATGCCCGGGAACTTGTTGGGATCATGAACTCTGAGGATGCTCCTGATTTTGGAGCTGCCTCGGACGGGGACGGGGACCGCAATATGATCCTGGGAAGGCGCTTTTTTGTGACGCCAAGTGATAGTCTGGCTGTCCTTGCGGCCAATGCCGGTCTCGTCCCGGGTTATTCAGAAAGACTGACAGGTATTGCGAGATCCATGCCTACAAGTATGGCAGCGGACAGGGTGGCTGAAGCCCTGGGAATCCGATGCTATGAAATACCTACAGGATGGAAGTTCTTTGGCAATTTACTCGATGCCGGCAAGGTAACGCTTTGCGGTGAAGAGAGTTTTGGGACAGGCTCGGACCACATGAGGGAAAAAGATGGGCTTTGGGCAGTGCTTTTCTGGCTTAATCTCCTGGCTGTCAGAAAGGAGCCGGTTGAAAGGATTGTGCAGGAACACTGGAGGAGGTTCGGCAGAAACTTTTACTCCCGTCACGATTATGAAGGTCTTGACACCGGTTCCGCAGATGGCCTTATGGATCATTTGAGGGACAGTCTTCCCGGTCTTACGGGAAAACGTTTTGGAAGCCATGAAGTTGAGGCCGCCGATGACTTCAGCTATGTGGACCCCATAGATGGAAGCTTGAGTACCGGCCAGGGGATAAGGATCATCTTCAGAGGAGGTTCACGTATAGTGTTTCGTCTGTCCGGCACCGGGACAGAAGGTGCTACACTCAGGGTATATCTGGAAAGATACGAAATGGATCCTGAAAGACAAGGCCGGGATACACAGGAAGCCCTTTCAGAGCTCATTTCTATTGCGGATAGTATTGCACAGATCAGGGACCGCACCGGCAGAGAGATACCGTCGGTCATAACGTGA
- the hflC gene encoding protease modulator HflC, with product MKYVSTIAIIAIIIAISVVGGMFFIVNETQQAIVTQFGKPVGKPITTPGLHMKLPFIQDTNYFDKRFLAWDGDPNQIPTKDKRFIWVDTYARWRIADPLLFFQRLRDERRAQSRLDDILDGETRNAIAKHVLIELVRSTSPEDNETKEDIGSLKHIQFGREKLEQEVLKAASSRVADLGIEILDFKFKRINYVEAVRKEVYARMISERKRIAEEYRSEGAGEAARISGEKDRELKTITSEAYRKTQEIRGKANSQAADIYATAYNKDPEFYRFTRTMESFTKILDDNTTLVMSTDGDLLKYLNRVR from the coding sequence ATGAAATATGTATCTACTATCGCAATAATAGCCATAATTATCGCCATATCTGTGGTTGGGGGCATGTTTTTTATAGTGAACGAGACTCAACAGGCTATTGTCACACAGTTCGGAAAGCCTGTGGGAAAACCCATAACCACGCCCGGCCTGCACATGAAGCTGCCCTTTATTCAAGATACCAACTATTTCGACAAACGCTTCCTGGCCTGGGACGGCGACCCAAACCAGATCCCGACAAAGGACAAGAGGTTTATCTGGGTGGATACATACGCACGTTGGCGCATAGCTGATCCGCTCCTGTTCTTCCAGCGACTCAGGGACGAGCGCAGGGCCCAGTCCAGATTGGACGACATCCTGGACGGTGAGACACGAAATGCCATAGCAAAGCACGTGCTCATAGAGCTGGTAAGAAGCACGAGCCCGGAAGACAACGAGACCAAAGAAGACATAGGATCATTAAAGCATATTCAATTCGGCAGAGAAAAGCTGGAGCAGGAGGTATTGAAGGCCGCATCTTCCCGTGTTGCTGATCTCGGGATAGAGATCCTGGATTTCAAATTCAAACGAATCAACTATGTTGAAGCGGTGAGGAAAGAGGTTTATGCCAGGATGATCTCCGAGAGAAAGCGCATTGCCGAGGAGTATCGTTCCGAAGGTGCCGGAGAGGCCGCAAGGATTTCCGGAGAAAAGGATCGCGAACTCAAAACCATTACCTCTGAGGCCTATCGCAAGACCCAGGAAATCAGAGGCAAGGCCAATTCACAGGCAGCGGATATCTACGCAACCGCCTATAACAAGGATCCTGAATTCTACCGGTTCACCAGGACCATGGAAAGCTTCACAAAGATCCTGGACGACAATACGACATTGGTAATGTCTACAGATGGAGACTTGCTGAAGTACCTGAATAGGGTCAGGTAG
- a CDS encoding two-component system response regulator translates to MKKILIVDDEDKVRKLIRITLSIGDFEILEASTGEEALKIAREVIPDIILLDIMMPGRLDGYDVCGSLKKDPDTKDIYIIMLTAKGQKADIERGKAACADDYFVKPFSPMELMNKIDSIL, encoded by the coding sequence ATGAAAAAAATATTAATAGTCGATGACGAAGACAAGGTAAGAAAGCTAATAAGAATTACACTTTCCATCGGTGACTTTGAGATACTTGAGGCCTCGACAGGCGAAGAGGCCTTGAAGATAGCCCGGGAGGTCATTCCTGATATCATTCTGTTGGACATTATGATGCCGGGCAGATTGGATGGTTATGATGTCTGCGGTTCCCTGAAAAAGGATCCTGATACAAAGGACATTTACATTATTATGCTCACGGCCAAAGGACAAAAAGCCGACATAGAAAGAGGGAAGGCTGCATGTGCAGACGATTATTTTGTAAAGCCGTTCAGTCCGATGGAATTGATGAACAAGATAGATAGTATCCTTTGA
- a CDS encoding acyl-phosphate glycerol 3-phosphate acyltransferase, with product MSDRQKERSFEETAESLLKVVRQLAAELQPGRKELSSVTLDSSLDRDLDLDSLARVELLIRIERTFDVMLSEQVLASAETPRDLLRAVLSAGSPRRPRIIPDQVKPAALEKADTAAHSAQTLVDVLDWHVLSHPDRPHILIYGEADHQTEITYQALKQGAEAVAAGLRQKGLEPGQRVAIMLPTSREYFFSFFGILLGGGIPVPLYPPVRPTQIEEHLRRHRGILGNAQATMLITVPEARQLARLLKAQVEGLRSVVTVQDLSAGAGEFSPHPLQPQDIAFLQYTSGSTGNPKGVVLTHANLLANIRAMGAAVEADSTDVFVSWLPLYHDMGLIGAWFGSLYYACQLVLMSPMAFLARPEQWLWTIHRHRGTLSPSPNFGYEFCLRKINDRDIKGLDLSSWRIAFNGAEPVSPETVRHFSERFSQYGFRPEAMTPVYGLAESSVGLAFPPLNRGPVIDRIRREPFISSGQAIPAPETDTKALRFVACGQPLPGHQIRIVDPTDRELPERQEGRLQFRGPSVTSGYFRNPEETRVLFHGDWLDSGDLAYIAGGDVYPTSRVKDIIIRGGQNIYPYELEEAVGEIPGIRKGCVAVFGSTDPASGTERLVVLAETRETDSEKIEWLRTRINSVTVDLLGMPPDDVVIAPSHTVLKTSSGKIRRAASRNLYEQGGIGRRQRAVWWQLTRLALAGLLPQMRRARRMATDVLYASYAWALFGLIAPVTWLLVGLLPKSGWRWTVARASMRLLALLSQTPVVVHGLDNIPRDRSIVLVANHLSYLDGFVLVAALPIEFGFVAKVELKDYFTIRLLLSRMDVEFIERFDIKRGVADARRVAQAAARGKSLLFFPEGTFQRMPGLLPFHMGAFVTAAEAGMPVVPVTIRGTRSKLRSGSLLPRRGAISVTVGKPITPKGSDWSAAIELRDAARKDILRHCGEPDLGHTAVLTGD from the coding sequence ATGAGTGACAGGCAAAAAGAAAGGTCCTTTGAAGAGACTGCTGAATCGCTGCTTAAAGTCGTGCGCCAGCTTGCGGCTGAGCTTCAACCGGGTCGGAAAGAATTATCGTCAGTGACGCTCGACAGCTCACTGGATCGTGACCTTGACCTTGACAGCCTGGCCAGGGTAGAGCTGCTGATCCGAATTGAGCGAACTTTTGATGTCATGCTGTCCGAACAGGTGCTGGCCAGCGCGGAAACGCCGCGCGATCTGCTGCGGGCCGTGCTGAGCGCCGGCAGTCCGAGGCGGCCCCGGATAATCCCGGATCAGGTAAAACCGGCCGCCCTGGAGAAGGCGGATACCGCGGCTCATAGTGCGCAAACCCTGGTAGATGTCCTGGACTGGCACGTGCTCTCCCATCCTGACCGTCCTCATATACTCATTTACGGCGAAGCCGATCACCAGACAGAGATTACTTACCAGGCACTTAAACAGGGGGCGGAAGCAGTAGCTGCCGGGCTGCGGCAAAAAGGCCTTGAGCCCGGACAGAGAGTGGCCATAATGCTGCCCACCAGTCGCGAGTACTTCTTCAGTTTTTTTGGAATATTGCTCGGAGGCGGTATACCGGTTCCCTTGTATCCACCAGTACGGCCGACGCAGATCGAGGAGCACCTTCGCCGCCACAGGGGCATTCTGGGTAATGCGCAGGCCACGATGTTAATTACTGTGCCAGAGGCCCGGCAACTCGCCCGTCTGCTCAAGGCCCAGGTGGAGGGACTGCGCAGCGTGGTGACTGTTCAGGACCTGTCTGCCGGGGCGGGAGAATTCAGCCCTCATCCATTACAGCCCCAGGATATCGCCTTTTTGCAATACACCTCAGGCAGCACGGGTAACCCCAAGGGCGTGGTCCTCACCCATGCCAACCTGCTGGCCAACATACGGGCCATGGGCGCGGCCGTGGAGGCAGATTCCACTGATGTTTTCGTCAGCTGGCTGCCCCTTTACCACGACATGGGCCTGATCGGTGCCTGGTTCGGCAGTCTGTACTACGCCTGCCAACTGGTGCTTATGTCGCCCATGGCGTTCCTGGCGCGACCGGAACAGTGGCTGTGGACCATTCACCGGCACCGGGGCACCTTGTCCCCATCCCCCAACTTCGGCTATGAGTTTTGCCTGCGCAAGATCAATGACCGTGATATCAAGGGACTGGACCTCAGCTCCTGGCGCATCGCCTTTAACGGGGCGGAGCCGGTCAGCCCGGAGACGGTACGGCACTTTTCCGAACGTTTCAGCCAATATGGCTTCCGGCCGGAGGCCATGACTCCTGTCTACGGGCTTGCCGAGAGCTCGGTTGGCCTGGCCTTTCCGCCCCTTAACCGCGGCCCGGTCATTGACCGGATCCGGCGCGAGCCGTTCATAAGCTCCGGTCAGGCCATACCGGCACCGGAAACAGACACAAAGGCATTGCGCTTCGTGGCATGCGGCCAGCCCTTGCCAGGGCACCAGATCCGCATTGTAGATCCCACTGATCGCGAATTGCCTGAACGGCAGGAAGGCAGGCTGCAGTTCCGGGGGCCTTCGGTAACCAGCGGCTATTTCCGCAACCCTGAGGAGACCCGGGTTCTGTTCCACGGAGACTGGCTGGATTCCGGTGACCTCGCTTATATAGCCGGAGGAGATGTATATCCGACCAGCCGGGTCAAGGACATCATCATACGCGGCGGGCAAAATATCTATCCATATGAGCTGGAAGAGGCTGTGGGAGAAATCCCCGGCATCCGTAAAGGTTGCGTGGCTGTCTTTGGGAGCACTGACCCTGCTTCCGGTACTGAGCGCCTGGTGGTACTTGCCGAGACCCGGGAAACGGACAGCGAGAAGATAGAGTGGCTACGCACCCGTATAAACAGCGTGACGGTCGACCTTCTGGGAATGCCTCCTGACGACGTGGTAATCGCCCCTTCGCATACGGTACTCAAGACTTCCAGCGGGAAAATCCGCCGTGCCGCCAGCCGCAATTTATACGAGCAGGGCGGGATCGGCAGGCGCCAGCGGGCGGTCTGGTGGCAACTGACCCGTCTCGCGCTGGCCGGCTTGTTGCCGCAGATGCGCCGCGCAAGACGAATGGCAACCGATGTGCTATACGCCTCTTACGCCTGGGCACTGTTCGGGCTGATAGCGCCTGTGACATGGCTGCTGGTGGGCCTGCTACCAAAGTCTGGATGGCGGTGGACTGTTGCACGCGCCTCCATGCGACTGCTGGCCCTTCTTTCGCAAACACCTGTTGTGGTGCACGGGCTGGATAACATCCCCAGAGACCGGTCCATTGTCCTGGTGGCCAACCACCTGAGTTATCTTGATGGATTTGTGCTGGTGGCAGCCCTGCCCATTGAGTTCGGTTTTGTAGCCAAGGTGGAACTGAAAGACTATTTTACCATCCGCTTGCTGCTTTCGCGCATGGACGTGGAGTTCATCGAGCGCTTTGATATTAAACGTGGCGTGGCGGACGCCCGGCGGGTCGCACAAGCGGCAGCCCGCGGGAAGTCATTGCTGTTTTTCCCGGAAGGAACGTTTCAGCGTATGCCGGGTCTGTTGCCATTCCATATGGGCGCATTCGTTACGGCTGCGGAGGCCGGTATGCCGGTAGTACCTGTGACAATCAGGGGAACCCGGTCCAAGCTGCGTTCAGGCTCCCTGCTTCCGCGCCGGGGAGCGATAAGCGTTACGGTCGGGAAACCGATTACACCAAAAGGATCAGACTGGTCTGCTGCCATCGAGCTGCGTGACGCAGCCCGCAAAGACATTCTGCGTCACTGCGGGGAACCCGATCTTGGTCATACAGCCGTCCTGACAGGAGATTAA